One genomic region from Chelonia mydas isolate rCheMyd1 chromosome 25, rCheMyd1.pri.v2, whole genome shotgun sequence encodes:
- the MFSD12 gene encoding major facilitator superfamily domain-containing protein 12, whose amino-acid sequence MAEPPPPLSGPARLSYSLGHFLNDLCASMWFTYLLVYFHAVLGYSSTHAGTLLLVGQVADGVCTPLVGYESDRSAGCGRYGRRKSWHLVGTVCVLLSFPFIFNPCLGCTEATPQWAALIYYIPFVVLFQFGWAATQISHLSLIPELVTTDHEKVELTAFRYAFTVAANITVYGMAWLLLHFQLGLSGPVEHLGKSDISVFRNLSLIVVAVGAVFSLLFHLGTKERHNPQARLLEPEEHTPLLKKGHKSPPRPLLLWKHWLREPAFYQVAMLYMATRLIVNLSQTYIAMYLTNSLMLPKKFIATIPLVMYISGFLSSFLMKPINRWIGRNLTYFMGLLIILAFASWVALDIQLGAEVYGAAVLLGAGSATILVTSLSMTADLIGSNTHSGAFVYGAMSFTDKVANGVVVMAIQNLHPCPTQLCCAGCVEFYHWVMVVVTGGIAVVATVCLCCIMIWPIRVRFHDVSVLPLAGAVPDEAGSAEERSRSSTVN is encoded by the exons ATGGCCGAGCCCccgccgccgctctccggcccggcccggctcagCTACTCCCTGGGGCACTTCCTGAACGACCTGTGCGCCTCCATGTGGTTCACCTACCTGCTGGTCTATTTCCACGCCGTGCTGGGCTACAGCAGCACCCACGCGGGGACCCTGCTGCTCGTGGGCCAGGTGGCCGACGGGGTCTGCACGCCGCTGGTGGGCTACGAGTCCGACCGCTCGGCCGGCTGCGGCCGCTACGGCCGGCGGAAATCCTGGCACCTCGTGG GGACTGTCTGCGTCCTGCTGTCCTTCCCCTTCATATTCAACCCCTGCCTGGGCTGCACGGAGGCCACGCCCCAGTGGGCCGCGCTCATCTACTACATCCCCTTCGTAGTCCTCTTCCAGTTTGGCTGGGCGGCCACCCAGATCTCCCACCTGTCGCTCATCCCCGAGCTGGTGACCACCGACCATGAGAAAGTGGAGCTCACAGCGTTCAG GTACGCCTTCACCGTCGCGGCCAACATCACCGTGTACGGCATGGCCTGGCTCCTCCTGCACTTCCAGCTCGGACTCTCGGGGCCAGTGGAGCACCTGGGCAAGTCTGACATCAGTGTCTTCCGG AACCTGTCCCTGATCGTGGTGGCAGTGGGCGCTGTGTTCTCGCTCCTGTTCCACCTGGGCACCAAGGAGCGGCACAACCCTCAGGCCAGGCTGCTCGAGCCCGAGGAGCACACGCCGCTGCTGAAGAAGGGGCACAAAAGCCCCCCACGCCCACTACTGCTGTGGAAACACTGGCTGCGGGAGCCTGCCTTCTATCAG GTGGCGATGCTGTACATGGCCACGCGGCTGATTGTCAACCTGTCCCAGACCTACATCGCCATGTACCTCACCAACTCGCTGATGCTGCCCAAG aaatTCATCGCCACCATCCCCCTGGTGATGTACATCAGCggcttcctctcctccttcctcatGAAGCCCATCAACAGGTGGATCGGCCGAAAC CTGACCTACTTCATGGGGTTACTCATTATCCTGGCCTTCGCCTCCTGGGTGGCCCTGGACatccagctgggagcagaggtTTATGGAGCAGCTGTGCTGCTCGGGGCTGGCTCGGCCACCATCTTGGTCACATCCCTCTCCATGACGGCTGACCTCATTGGGAGCAACACG cacagcggaGCCTTCGTCTACGGGGCCATGAGCTTCACGGACAAAGTGGCCAACGGGGTGGTGGTGATGGCCATCCAGAACCTGCATCCGTGCCC CACCCAGCTCTGCTGCGCCGGCTGCGTTGAGTTCTACCACTGGGTGATGGTGGTAGTCACCGGGGGCATCGCTGTGGTcgccactgtgtgtctgtgctgcATTATGATCTGGCCGATCCGGGTCCGATTCC atgACGTCTCGGTGCTGCCGCTGGCTGGGGCGGTGCCGGACGAGGCTGGCAGCGCAGAGGAAAGGAGCCGAAGCAGCACGGTCAACTGA